Proteins encoded in a region of the Capra hircus breed San Clemente chromosome 3, ASM170441v1, whole genome shotgun sequence genome:
- the LOC106501785 gene encoding olfactory receptor 12-like: MSPHRNGNLSVMPLQEFVLDGFQGGLQTQALLFALFLALYLVAVMGNLAMMVVITLDARLHSPMYFFLKNLSFLDLGYSSVIYPKTLTDLLSSPKVITLGGCATQFFFLSLLLTTEGFLLAVMAYDRFVAICSPLRYPISMRPLVCARLVLGCYCGGCLNSILQTSFTFSLPFCSSNHIDHFFCDVPPLLRLACADTTISELVMFGLCGLIIVGTILVIFISYGYITVTILRMRSGGGRHKLFSTCGSHMTAVSLLYGTVFVMYAQPGAVASMEQGKVVSVFYTLVIPMLNPLIYSLRNKDVKDALRRLGQRHTMVERGGALSGWRAQLPALCPILPGSLAP; the protein is encoded by the exons ATGTCACCCCACAGAAACGGAAACCTCTCAGTGATGCCTCTGCAGGAGTTCGTGCTGGATGGATTTCAGGGTGGTCTGCAGACCCAGGCCCTGCTCTTTGCTCTGTTCCTGGCCCTGTACTTGGTGGCTGTCATGGGGAACCTCGCCATGATGGTGGTCATCACCCTGGATGCCCGTCTGCACTCCCCGATGTACTTCTTCCTCAAGAACCTCTCCTTCCTGGACTTGGGCTACTCGTCTGTCATCTACCCTAAGACGCTCACTGACCTCCTGTCCTCCCCCAAGGTCATCACCTTAGGGGGCTGTGCCACCCagttcttcttcctctccctgctCCTCACCACTGAGGGATTCCTCCTGgccgtgatggcctatgaccgcttcgTGGCCATCTGCAGCCCCCTGCGCTACCCCATCTCCATGCGCCCCTTGGTCTGTGCCCGCCTGGTGCTGGGCTGCTACTGCGGGGGCTGCCTCAACTCCATCCTGCAGACCAGCTTCACATTCAGCCTCCCGTTCTGCAGCTCCAACCACATCGACCACTTCTTCTGTGATGTCCCTCCATTACTCAGGCTTGCCTGTGCTGACACTACCATCAGTGAGCTGGTCATGTTTGGCCTTTGTGGCCTCATCATCGTGGGCACCATACTTGTGATTTTCATCTCCTATGGCTACATCACAGTGACCATCCTGAGGATGCGCTCAGGAGGAGGGAGGCACAAGCTCTTCTCCACCTGTGGCTCCCACATGACAGCCGTGTCCCTCCTTTATGGGACTGTCTTTGTCATGTATGCCCAGCCGGGAGCTGTGGCATCCATGGAGCAGGGCAAGGTGGTCTCTGTCTTCTACACCCTGGTCATCCCGATGCTCAACCCCCTCATCTACAGCCTAAgaaacaaggatgtgaaggatgCCCTGCGGAGACTGGGGCAGAGACACACA ATGGTAGAGAGAGGAGGTGCCCTTTCTGGGTGGCGAGCACAGCTCCCTGCTCTCTGTCCCATACTCCCTGGGAGCCTGGCCCCTTAG